In Streptomyces paludis, the genomic stretch AGCGCGCGGACGACATCCGGCACATCCTGGCCCGCGACGAGCGGCACGCGGCGTCGATGGCCGACGCCTACGCCCGCAGCGGCAACCGGGTGGGCGTGGTCGAGGTCTCCAGCGGCGGCGGCACCACCTATGTCGTGGGCGGGCTCGGCGAGGCGTACGCGGCCGGTGTGCCCGTCCTGCTCATCACCTCGGACATCCACGCGGCCAGCCGGGGCACCGGCGCGCTGACCGAGATCGACCAGGTCGCCCTGTTCTCCGCGGTGACCAAGTGGACCCGGGTCGCCGAGAGCGCGGACGATCTGCCCGAACTGGTAGCGCGGGCCCTGCGGGAGGCGGTGTCGGGACGTCCGGCACCGGTCGCCCTGATCGTCCCCGAGAACGTGCTCGACGCACCCACGCGGGCGCGCCCCGCCCCGGACGCCGCCGCCCCCGCGCTGCCCGCCCGGCGGCCCGGGGCGCCCGCGGCGGCCGTCGCCGAAGCGGCGCGGCTGCTGTCGCGCGCCCGCAGGCCCGCCGTCCTCGCCGGCTCCGGCGTCCATGTCTCCGGCGCCTGGCGGAGCCTGGAGGAACTCGCCGCGACGGTGGGCGCCGCGGTCGCCACCTCCATCCACGGCAAGGGAGCCGTCGGCGGCGACTGCCCCTGGTCGGTGGGGGTGGTCGGCAACAACGGCGCGCTCCCCGGCGCCAACGCGCTGCTGCGGGAGGCGGACACGGTGCTCCTGGTCGGCACCCGCGCCAACGCCACCGACACCAACAGCTGGACCGGCCCGGCGCGCGGCGGCGTCCCCGTCATCCAGATCGACATCGACCCCGGGCGGGCCGGCCGCAACTTCCCGGGAGCGATCGCGCTGCCCGGCGACGCGGACACCGTCCTGCGCCAGCTGCTCGCCGAGGTGATACCCGTCGACGACTCCGAGCGCGCGCTGCGCCTGACGGCCGTACGGGCCGCTGCGCAGACGCCCGCTCCCGCCGCGCGGCCGGTGGAGCCCGCGCCGGGGGACGGCCCCCGGCTGCTGCCCGACGAGGTGGTCCGCGTCGTGTGCGCGGGTCTGCCCGCCGGCACTCCCGTGATCGCCGACCCCGGCACCCCCACGCCCAATGTCGCGGCGTACTGGAAGCAGCGGGAGGCGGGGCGCGAGGTCATCGTGCCCCGTGGGCACGGCCCGATGGGGTACGCGATCCCGGCGGCGGTCGGTGTGGCCATGGCCCGGCCCGGCACCCCGCTGGTGTCCTTCACCGCGGACGGCAGCTTCGCGATGGCGTGCGGCGAGCTGGAAACGGTGTCACGGCTCGAAGTGCCGGTTCTGTTCGTCCAGTTCACCAACCACAGCCTCGGCTGGATCAAGATGCTCCAGCATCTGTACAGCGGCCGCCGCTACTTCGGTGTCGACCCCGGAACGATCGACGCGGTCGCGGTGGCCCGGGCCTGCGGTGTGGAGGCGCACACCGTCGGCTCCACGGCAGAACTCCAGGAGCGTGTGGCGGATTTCGCGGAGCGGCCGCGACCGGTGTATCTGGACGTGGAGGTACCGCACATGATCGACTACACACCTCCGGTACCCGCCTGGGACCGCGGCCCCGCCGGAAACGCGGAGCGCCCCGTGTACTGAGGCAGGATCGGGGCAGGCACGACGGGCGCGTACCGGCGGCACGGGATCGAATGGACGGGACCAGGTGACGGAACAGGATCCGCACGCGCCGCGCGGCGACACCGGCCGGGTACCGGCCCGTCGTCGGTCGGAAGAGGTCTACTGGACGCTCCGCCAGGAGATCGTCGACGGTGTCCTGCGGCCCAACGCGCCCCTGGTGGAGGACGAGATAGCGGTGCGGCTGGGCGTCTCGCGCACCCCGGTCCGCGAGAGCATGCAGCGGCTCATGGCCGACGGGCTCATCCGGTCGCAGCGGCGGCGCTGGGTGGTGCACGAGTACACGCGGGAAGAGGTGGCGCATCTCTACGAGGTCCGGGCCGGCCTGGAGTCCCAGGCCGCCCGGCTGGCCGCGCTGCGCGCCACCTCCGCGCAGCGCGGGGACATCGCGGCCTGGAGAGCCCGGATGACGTCCCCGACCGCGGACGCGCTGTGCGACAGGATCTCCAACAACGACTCCTTCCACGACAGTGTCACGGCCGCCTCCGGCAACCCCCGGCTGCTGGAGATGATCCGCGCCAACCGGCTCTTCCACTTCAACAAGCGCATCGCCGCCCTGTACAGCACGGAGGAGATCGCGATCTCCTCGCGGCAGCACGGCGACCTCATCACCGCCGTCTGCGAGGGAGAGGCGGACCGCGCCGGGGCCGTTGCCCGGGAGCACACGGAGTTCTCCCTCGGAGTCATCCTGCGGAAGCTCTTCTGAGCCTGCCGTAGCCCGTGACCGCGGAACACCCCCGTCATGTAGATGACGACGGCCTTCCCGCTGCGCTGCGCGCGCCCCGCCGAAACGGCGTCAGATGTCCGTTGTGTGCCCGTAAGTTTCCTGATGGTTAAAAAAAGTGATTGAGCTGGATCAGAACGAACACGAAAGCTAACGTCTTGCTCAGGAAAAATGTTCTCCTGGGCAAGGAGTTGTTGGCATGCCGTATGTTCACGCGGGCGATCCTCCCGCGCGACCGGCCTCACGGAGGTCCGGATGAGCGCCGTGGTGACCGGACCGGCCGAGCGCGACCGACTGGAGCGGGCCGTCGCCGCCCACGGAGTCGGGCGCCTCGCCGGCGTCCGGGAGACCGGCAGCGAGAACGACCGCACCTGGATCGCCGCGACGGACACGGGCCGGACCGTCGTCATCAAGGAGTTCCCGGCCGCCCCGGCCGGTGCCGCCTCCGCGCGGATGCAGGCGGCGCTCCTCGCCCACGTCGCGCGCACCGACCCCCGCCTCCCGGTGCCCCGGCTGCTCGCCGGGGAGAACGGCCGGCCACTCACCGTCGAGGAGGGACGGAGTGTGCTCGTCACCACCTTCTGCACCGGCGTCCCGCTGGAGGACATCACCCTCGACGAGACGGTCGTCGACTCGCTCGCCGACGCGCAGACACACCTCTTGGCGGCCCTCCGTGACGCCGATCCCGTACAACTCTCCGTCCCCGAGGTCAACGAGTGGTCGCTCGACGCGGTCCTCGACGCCGGGCATCTCGTCCCGGTGCACACTCCGCCGCTCCTGCACACCACACTGAAGGAGATCATCGCGGGCTTCCGGGAACACGTCGTCCCGGTGCGCGACACACTCCCGGCCCAGGTGCTGCACGCCGACTGCAACCTCTCCAACGTCCTGGTCGAGAACGGCGCCGTCAGCGGAATCATCGACTTCGGCGACGCCGTACACGCCCCGCGCGTCTACGACCTCGCCGTGACGGCCTGCTATCTCGGCCTGGCCCTCGGAGACCTGGAACACCCGCTGGTTGCCCGCTACCTCGCGACCACGGGCCGGGCCTGCGCACTGGACGAGCGGGAGACCGCACTCGTCCCGCTCCTCGTCCTGGCGCGGGTGGCACTCGTGATCCTGCTCGGCCGCGAGAGCGCGCGGCGCGCCCCCGGCCGCGCCGCCTACCAGCTCCGATACGACCATCTGGCCGAGCGCGTCCTCCTCGCCCGGGCCCGACGCACCACCGAGAGGGAAGAGTGACCGTGCACAGCACCATCCCGTCGCCCCCTGCCGCCCCCGCGGGACACACGATGGTCAACCGCTTCGACCCGGCGAGCGCCCCCTCGGCGCTCTCCGCCGCCGACCGCCGGCTGCTCGACCGGCGCCGCGCCGTACTGGGGGACATCTACCCCCTCTTCTACGACAAGCCGGTGCACGTCGTGCGCGGCAGCGGCGCCCGGCTCTGGGACGCCGAGGGCA encodes the following:
- a CDS encoding GntR family transcriptional regulator — encoded protein: MTEQDPHAPRGDTGRVPARRRSEEVYWTLRQEIVDGVLRPNAPLVEDEIAVRLGVSRTPVRESMQRLMADGLIRSQRRRWVVHEYTREEVAHLYEVRAGLESQAARLAALRATSAQRGDIAAWRARMTSPTADALCDRISNNDSFHDSVTAASGNPRLLEMIRANRLFHFNKRIAALYSTEEIAISSRQHGDLITAVCEGEADRAGAVAREHTEFSLGVILRKLF
- a CDS encoding phosphotransferase enzyme family protein yields the protein MSAVVTGPAERDRLERAVAAHGVGRLAGVRETGSENDRTWIAATDTGRTVVIKEFPAAPAGAASARMQAALLAHVARTDPRLPVPRLLAGENGRPLTVEEGRSVLVTTFCTGVPLEDITLDETVVDSLADAQTHLLAALRDADPVQLSVPEVNEWSLDAVLDAGHLVPVHTPPLLHTTLKEIIAGFREHVVPVRDTLPAQVLHADCNLSNVLVENGAVSGIIDFGDAVHAPRVYDLAVTACYLGLALGDLEHPLVARYLATTGRACALDERETALVPLLVLARVALVILLGRESARRAPGRAAYQLRYDHLAERVLLARARRTTEREE
- a CDS encoding thiamine pyrophosphate-binding protein encodes the protein MYDVQPQHQPHAPAAAEDPGPAPRTRRGCDALVDALVAGGVTTLFGVPGDTGVALYDALYERADDIRHILARDERHAASMADAYARSGNRVGVVEVSSGGGTTYVVGGLGEAYAAGVPVLLITSDIHAASRGTGALTEIDQVALFSAVTKWTRVAESADDLPELVARALREAVSGRPAPVALIVPENVLDAPTRARPAPDAAAPALPARRPGAPAAAVAEAARLLSRARRPAVLAGSGVHVSGAWRSLEELAATVGAAVATSIHGKGAVGGDCPWSVGVVGNNGALPGANALLREADTVLLVGTRANATDTNSWTGPARGGVPVIQIDIDPGRAGRNFPGAIALPGDADTVLRQLLAEVIPVDDSERALRLTAVRAAAQTPAPAARPVEPAPGDGPRLLPDEVVRVVCAGLPAGTPVIADPGTPTPNVAAYWKQREAGREVIVPRGHGPMGYAIPAAVGVAMARPGTPLVSFTADGSFAMACGELETVSRLEVPVLFVQFTNHSLGWIKMLQHLYSGRRYFGVDPGTIDAVAVARACGVEAHTVGSTAELQERVADFAERPRPVYLDVEVPHMIDYTPPVPAWDRGPAGNAERPVY